In the Flagellimonas sp. MMG031 genome, one interval contains:
- a CDS encoding OsmC family protein, translating into MTAKVTYNGNLRTTCVHIRSGSEYITDAPVDNNGKGEAFSPTDTVATGLANCMMTMMGIKARDLGVDLEGSTAEVTKHMAANPRRISKIEVKLELPASVSEKHRKILVHTANTCPVHYSLHPDIERSIEFNWVK; encoded by the coding sequence ATGACAGCAAAAGTAACCTATAACGGCAATCTGCGCACCACTTGTGTGCACATACGTTCGGGCAGCGAATACATTACCGATGCCCCAGTGGACAACAATGGCAAAGGTGAGGCATTTTCACCCACCGACACTGTGGCCACTGGTCTGGCGAATTGTATGATGACCATGATGGGCATTAAGGCACGTGACCTTGGAGTAGATCTAGAGGGCTCAACCGCCGAGGTGACCAAGCATATGGCCGCCAACCCAAGACGGATTTCCAAAATAGAAGTGAAATTGGAACTGCCTGCCTCGGTTTCAGAGAAACACCGAAAAATTTTGGTGCACACCGCTAACACCTGCCCAGTGCATTACAGCCTTCATCCCGACATTGAACGTTCAATCGAATTTAATTGGGTAAAATAA
- a CDS encoding DUF922 domain-containing protein has product MGKIISIACVFLLAFLGFGQEIEEGVPWTENVRLTWADFKGKVPPAQPPAATTASGISYSYSANLLHHEVKLDFEVNAYFYPNESWYKPELCDENTLAHEQLHFDITEVFARKMREKLRRTSFSDDVKAEVRKIYHDILKELQEYQERYDWETNFSRNREKQAEWNRKVAEALRTGA; this is encoded by the coding sequence TTGGGTAAAATAATTTCCATAGCATGTGTCTTTTTGCTCGCTTTTTTGGGATTTGGACAAGAAATCGAGGAAGGGGTACCATGGACGGAAAATGTTCGCCTTACTTGGGCCGACTTTAAGGGGAAGGTACCTCCAGCACAGCCTCCCGCTGCCACCACCGCAAGCGGCATCAGTTATTCCTATTCCGCCAATCTGCTGCACCACGAAGTAAAGTTGGACTTTGAGGTAAACGCCTATTTTTATCCCAATGAATCGTGGTACAAGCCCGAGCTCTGCGACGAAAATACCTTGGCACACGAGCAGCTCCATTTTGATATCACGGAGGTATTTGCCCGAAAGATGCGCGAAAAACTGCGTCGCACTTCTTTTTCGGATGATGTGAAGGCAGAAGTACGCAAGATTTACCACGATATCCTCAAAGAACTTCAGGAATACCAAGAGCGATACGACTGGGAGACCAATTTTTCCCGAAACCGGGAAAAGCAAGCGGAGTGGAACAGAAAAGTTGCGGAAGCGTTAAGGACGGGAGCCTAA
- a CDS encoding PIN domain-containing protein — translation MSRRIFVDTNVMLDLLGEREPFYAPIAKIATLAEKKKLTMVVSPISFATVNYFLSKYESPKIAKEKLRKFKILCEICSMDEQTVEKGLNTPIKDFEDALQYFSATESGCEIIITRNGKDFKHSLLPVMTASEFLKSLVDT, via the coding sequence ATGAGCAGGAGGATTTTTGTGGACACCAATGTAATGCTCGACCTTTTGGGCGAGAGAGAACCCTTTTATGCACCCATTGCCAAAATTGCTACATTGGCCGAAAAGAAAAAATTGACCATGGTTGTCTCCCCTATTTCATTTGCCACGGTAAACTACTTTCTTTCCAAATATGAGAGTCCAAAAATAGCAAAGGAAAAACTGCGCAAATTCAAAATATTGTGCGAGATATGCTCCATGGACGAGCAAACGGTTGAGAAAGGCCTCAACACGCCTATCAAGGATTTTGAGGATGCCCTGCAATATTTCAGCGCTACCGAATCTGGTTGTGAAATCATCATTACCAGAAATGGCAAGGACTTTAAACATTCTTTGCTACCGGTGATGACCGCCAGTGAGTTTTTGAAAAGTTTGGTGGATACGTAA
- a CDS encoding DUF6364 family protein, translating to MDTKLTLKLDQKIIERAKKYASNKKMSLSRIVEAYLQSLTSDMGKSEFEISPFVKSISTGTKIPTDIDPKKEYSEHLMKKHQ from the coding sequence ATGGATACCAAATTGACATTGAAGCTTGACCAAAAAATCATTGAACGGGCAAAAAAGTACGCTTCCAACAAGAAAATGAGCCTATCCCGAATTGTGGAGGCCTATCTGCAATCCTTGACCTCGGATATGGGCAAATCGGAGTTTGAAATCTCTCCCTTTGTGAAGAGTATCTCCACGGGAACCAAAATCCCGACCGATATCGACCCTAAAAAAGAATATTCCGAGCATTTGATGAAAAAACACCAATGA
- a CDS encoding TIM barrel protein, producing the protein MKRRNFIATAAIGSAGLASTSAMTASQAPSKEFKLKGNINHSVCEWCFSDIPLEDFLKTLNELGVKAIDLVGPDRWPILKKYGIHCSMCNGAEISLTEGWNNPKYHKQLIKNYTEMIPKVAEAGYTNLICFSGNRDGMNDYVGLQNCVDGLSQIMPLAEKHGVVIQMELFNQVNHPDYMCDNSLWGVELCKHLGSDNFKLLFDIYHMQIQEGDIIRSIQNYHPYFGHYHTAGVPGRHEIDETQELYYPAIIKAIHDTGFTGYVAQEFIVTWEDKIAALKDGFLRCDI; encoded by the coding sequence ATGAAACGTAGAAATTTTATCGCCACGGCCGCAATCGGCTCCGCAGGTCTGGCCTCAACCTCAGCCATGACCGCTTCCCAAGCTCCCAGTAAGGAGTTCAAACTCAAGGGGAACATCAACCACAGTGTATGCGAATGGTGCTTTAGCGATATTCCGCTGGAAGATTTTCTAAAAACCCTGAACGAGTTGGGCGTTAAGGCCATTGATTTGGTGGGTCCCGATAGGTGGCCCATTTTAAAAAAATACGGCATCCACTGCTCCATGTGCAATGGGGCCGAGATAAGCCTGACCGAGGGATGGAACAATCCCAAATATCATAAACAGCTCATTAAGAACTATACGGAAATGATCCCGAAGGTGGCCGAAGCGGGCTACACCAACCTCATTTGTTTTAGTGGCAATCGGGACGGGATGAACGACTACGTTGGGTTACAAAATTGTGTGGACGGGCTTTCGCAGATTATGCCCTTGGCCGAAAAACATGGGGTAGTGATTCAAATGGAGCTTTTTAACCAAGTGAACCATCCGGATTATATGTGTGACAACTCCCTTTGGGGTGTGGAACTGTGCAAACACTTGGGCAGTGACAATTTTAAATTGTTGTTCGATATCTACCACATGCAAATTCAGGAAGGCGACATTATCCGAAGCATACAAAACTATCATCCCTATTTTGGGCACTACCATACAGCGGGCGTTCCGGGCAGGCACGAAATTGATGAAACCCAAGAACTGTACTATCCAGCCATCATTAAAGCTATCCACGATACCGGATTTACAGGCTACGTAGCGCAAGAATTTATCGTGACCTGGGAGGATAAGATTGCTGCGCTCAAGGATGGTTTTTTAAGGTGTGATATTTAG
- a CDS encoding DUF3820 family protein, giving the protein MEIRPDSQQLLELAHYKMPFGKYKGRYLVDLPLAYLVWFRQKGFPEGKLGNYLNTMLTIKDNNLEPLIRKLQKDFPRKST; this is encoded by the coding sequence ATGGAAATACGTCCCGATTCACAGCAACTTTTGGAACTGGCACATTACAAAATGCCCTTTGGTAAGTATAAGGGGCGTTATTTGGTAGATCTGCCCTTGGCCTATTTGGTTTGGTTCCGCCAAAAAGGGTTTCCCGAAGGCAAGCTGGGCAACTATCTCAATACCATGCTCACCATTAAGGACAACAACCTAGAACCCTTGATAAGAAAGCTGCAAAAAGATTTTCCTCGCAAATCTACCTGA
- a CDS encoding CTP synthase: protein MSDTKYIFVTGGVTSSLGKGIIAASLAKLLQARGYRTTIQKLDPYINVDPGTLNPYEHGECYVTDDGAETDLDLGHYERFLNVRTSQANNVTTGRIYQSVIEKERRGEFLGKTVQVVPHITNEIKERIQILGNSGDYDIVITEIGGTVGDIESLPYIEAVRQLLWELGEHNGIVIHLTLVPFLSAAGELKTKPTQHSVKTLMESGIKADILVCRTEHQISEDIKQKLALFCNVKKEAVIQSIDASTIYDVPLMMQEEGLDTVALEKLALTNTVEPNLDQWKEFLQRHKNPKDKVVIGLIGKYVELPDSYKSIQEAFIHAGAANEVEVEVKSIHSEHLSEKNIERKLQGLDGILVAPGFGERGIEGKVTAVRYARENNIPFLGICLGMQMAVIEFARTVLGLSKANSTEMDKTTPDPVISLMEEQKSITDMGGTMRLGAWDCHLQEGSLVKQVYGSSDIEERHRHRYEFNNKYKEQMEQAGLIASGLNPKTGLVEVVEIPSHPWFVGVQYHPEYKSTVASPHPLFVGFVKAVLTQKHKQNNASLA, encoded by the coding sequence ATGTCAGATACCAAGTACATTTTCGTTACGGGAGGCGTTACCTCTTCATTGGGTAAGGGAATCATCGCCGCATCCTTGGCCAAATTGCTGCAGGCCAGGGGTTACCGAACCACCATCCAAAAGTTAGATCCATACATTAACGTAGACCCCGGAACCCTTAATCCGTATGAGCATGGTGAATGTTACGTGACCGATGATGGTGCCGAAACCGACTTGGATCTTGGACATTATGAGCGCTTCTTGAACGTTCGCACATCACAGGCCAATAACGTGACCACTGGTCGAATCTACCAAAGCGTAATCGAAAAGGAACGAAGAGGGGAGTTTTTGGGCAAAACGGTACAAGTAGTGCCCCACATCACCAACGAGATCAAAGAACGCATCCAAATTTTAGGGAACAGTGGCGATTACGACATTGTGATCACTGAAATTGGCGGGACCGTGGGTGATATTGAATCCTTGCCCTACATAGAAGCGGTTCGGCAATTGCTTTGGGAATTGGGCGAACATAACGGAATTGTAATCCACCTTACCTTGGTGCCCTTTTTGTCGGCAGCGGGTGAATTAAAGACAAAACCCACGCAGCACTCGGTAAAGACCTTAATGGAAAGCGGTATAAAGGCAGACATATTGGTATGCCGCACCGAGCATCAGATTTCGGAGGATATCAAACAAAAATTGGCCCTTTTCTGTAATGTGAAGAAAGAGGCCGTAATCCAATCCATCGATGCATCTACCATTTACGATGTACCATTGATGATGCAGGAAGAAGGCTTGGATACGGTAGCCCTGGAAAAATTGGCACTCACCAATACCGTGGAGCCCAATTTGGACCAATGGAAAGAATTTTTGCAGAGGCATAAAAATCCGAAGGATAAAGTTGTTATTGGGTTGATCGGAAAATATGTGGAGCTTCCCGATTCCTACAAGTCCATACAAGAAGCATTTATCCACGCAGGAGCGGCCAATGAGGTGGAGGTGGAGGTGAAATCGATTCACTCCGAACATCTATCAGAAAAAAATATTGAAAGGAAATTGCAGGGCCTCGACGGTATTTTGGTGGCTCCCGGTTTTGGGGAGCGCGGTATCGAAGGAAAAGTGACCGCTGTAAGATATGCGAGGGAAAATAACATTCCTTTCCTGGGTATTTGTTTGGGCATGCAAATGGCGGTGATTGAATTTGCCCGAACCGTACTTGGACTTTCTAAGGCCAATTCCACCGAAATGGACAAAACAACACCGGACCCTGTCATTAGTTTGATGGAGGAACAGAAATCCATCACTGACATGGGAGGAACCATGCGTTTGGGTGCTTGGGACTGCCACTTACAAGAAGGTAGCTTAGTAAAACAAGTATATGGTAGCTCCGATATTGAGGAACGCCATAGACACCGTTACGAATTCAACAATAAGTATAAGGAACAGATGGAACAGGCCGGCTTGATCGCTTCAGGGCTAAACCCCAAGACCGGCTTGGTGGAAGTGGTGGAAATCCCGTCGCATCCTTGGTTTGTGGGAGTGCAGTACCATCCGGAATATAAAAGTACCGTCGCAAGCCCACATCCGTTGTTCGTAGGGTTCGTAA